In Candidatus Atribacteria bacterium ADurb.Bin276, one DNA window encodes the following:
- the hisC gene encoding Histidinol-phosphate aminotransferase, whose protein sequence is MSYFRKHLELIAGYQPGEQPQDGQYIKLNTNENPYPPSPLVVETLMENLTKHRLSYYPSPLCDELREQASAVYGYPSDWILVGNGSDELLSIVFRAFLGKGDWVLYPYPTYTLYRVLALLQEANFGEIPFEKDYSLPKKVLTGQAQLKVVCNPNSPTGTFLSTMIIENLIKNSSCPVIVDEAYVDFAYDNALSLLKRFPNLIILRTLSKSFSLAGIRVGFLIAQPEMIQGLLKVKDSYNVNWFSQKAAMAALRDLHYMRNNVEKIKQTRKEFSQAMSKLGYEVLPSEANFVMVRKPGENLESEYLYLKKNHILVRYFTEWPDSMRISIGTDSNMQLIIQILKNMTKDNKNDL, encoded by the coding sequence ATGAGCTATTTTCGAAAACATTTGGAATTAATAGCCGGCTATCAGCCTGGTGAGCAACCACAAGATGGCCAATATATTAAATTAAATACCAACGAGAATCCCTATCCACCCTCTCCGTTGGTTGTTGAGACTTTGATGGAAAATCTAACCAAGCATCGCTTATCCTACTATCCATCACCACTTTGTGATGAACTGAGGGAGCAAGCTTCAGCAGTATATGGGTATCCTTCCGATTGGATCTTGGTGGGAAACGGGTCAGATGAACTTTTAAGCATAGTTTTTCGGGCATTTCTGGGAAAAGGAGATTGGGTTTTATATCCATATCCAACCTATACCCTTTATCGAGTTCTTGCCTTGCTGCAAGAAGCCAATTTTGGAGAAATTCCTTTTGAAAAAGATTACTCACTTCCTAAGAAAGTTTTAACCGGTCAAGCTCAATTAAAGGTTGTCTGTAATCCCAACTCTCCAACCGGAACTTTTTTATCAACGATGATTATCGAAAATTTAATCAAAAACTCATCCTGTCCAGTTATAGTTGATGAAGCCTATGTTGATTTTGCCTATGATAATGCTCTTTCACTGTTAAAAAGATTCCCTAATTTGATTATTTTACGAACTTTGTCTAAATCTTTTTCATTAGCTGGTATACGGGTAGGATTTTTGATTGCCCAACCTGAAATGATTCAAGGTTTACTGAAAGTAAAAGATTCTTATAATGTAAACTGGTTTTCTCAAAAAGCTGCTATGGCAGCTCTACGAGACCTACATTATATGAGGAATAATGTGGAGAAAATTAAACAAACCCGGAAGGAATTTTCCCAAGCTATGAGCAAACTCGGATACGAAGTACTCCCTTCGGAAGCGAATTTTGTTATGGTTCGCAAACCAGGAGAAAACTTAGAATCAGAATATCTTTATCTTAAAAAAAACCATATACTCGTCAGATATTTTACTGAATGGCCAGATTCTATGCGAATATCCATTGGGACTGATTCGAATATGCAGCTTATAATCCAGATTCTGAAAAATATGACCAAGGATAATAAAAATGACCTTTAA
- the ppaX_1 gene encoding Pyrophosphatase PpaX: MTFKLMIWDLDNTLIGSSKLLWGAFNMVFEKYAGTKLTPNEIVQLYGPPEGDVIERIVGRQRKNQALEDFYTFYRENHDLLINTFSRVFDLIGKLRQGGIKQSLFTSKGRRSADITLERLGIDKLFDFVVCGDEILRPKPYPDGVIKILSYFSLSPEEVIYFGDSPLDIQSAHQAGVKGALVLWDSIHQDALGGEKPDFIFLDIPSLEKWVEQYYAWIE; this comes from the coding sequence ATGACCTTTAAATTAATGATTTGGGATTTGGACAATACTCTTATTGGCAGTTCAAAGCTCCTTTGGGGCGCTTTTAATATGGTTTTTGAAAAATATGCTGGTACAAAGCTAACCCCGAATGAAATTGTTCAACTTTATGGGCCTCCAGAAGGTGACGTAATAGAAAGAATCGTTGGAAGGCAAAGGAAGAATCAAGCTTTAGAAGATTTTTATACTTTCTATCGAGAGAATCATGATCTATTAATCAATACTTTTTCTCGGGTTTTTGATTTGATAGGCAAGCTTCGGCAAGGGGGAATCAAACAATCACTATTTACTTCGAAGGGGAGAAGAAGCGCGGATATCACTTTAGAAAGGTTAGGTATCGATAAATTGTTTGACTTCGTCGTCTGTGGTGATGAGATTCTTCGTCCAAAACCCTATCCTGATGGAGTGATAAAGATACTTTCATATTTTTCCCTTTCTCCAGAAGAAGTGATCTATTTTGGAGATTCACCTTTAGATATTCAATCGGCTCATCAAGCTGGGGTAAAGGGAGCCCTGGTTTTATGGGATTCGATACACCAAGATGCTTTGGGTGGTGAAAAGCCGGATTTTATTTTTTTAGATATACCTTCATTGGAGAAGTGGGTTGAGCAATATTATGCTTGGATTGAATGA